The Parus major isolate Abel chromosome 24, Parus_major1.1, whole genome shotgun sequence sequence ATTTACACCTTCCCCACAGTAATGACCCTCCATGTGTGTGTTACAGCaagaaattcaaattatttgCTCTATAACTGCCCTTACAACCTATGTCTGATCTGCTTTTATGGAGTTCTGGCCATGGAATGAAAGAATTGAGGTTGGAACTGCTTTCTAAACCTATAAAAGTTCAAAATGTTTAAGGCAGCACACAGGAAAATGCTCAAAATccaaacagaaagcaaaggctCATGGCAGGATTTTATAGATTTGGATTTTCTAtaatgaaaacaacaacaaaaagaaagcattagCCACTTGGGTCTTAAATTAATCACCAGAACATGATTCCACTTCAGAAAAACTCACTGAAGAATTCTGATGAAAATCAATCTCCTTGAAAAATAGGAAATCCACCgacatttcctttttccagcaaTTATTTCCTGCAAGTCACTTCCACTCCAGCATTCCCCAAATGAacacatgaaatatttcttttaaaaagagagagagcagCTCTAAATCTCTCCCCTACCCCTCGAGTTTcttgggaagagcagggagaagTCGGCTGCTGTCAGGGAATAAGTCAGGATCCacaaataaaatctcatttcttttaTTCCAAGTGAAAAATCTctgagaaacaacaaaaaaatgccttcccagcccttcctttttcccaggGCATCTCCATTCTCCAATAACCTGTTCCCAAAACATTGCCCAGACTTTctggaaattacatttttccatctccagctgggcaggggctgcctggtGACCCAGGGGATTTCTCTGGCAGTGAAATGTCTCAGTTCCAGGGGTTTTTGCACCAAACTTCTTGGGATATTCCCAAATATTCCTGTTCCCCTCAAGGCTCTGTGCATGGCCTTGGTGTCCAGCTGGATGGGGCACATCCCTGGATGGGGAATATTCACACTCTGCCTGTGTTTGTCACTGAGGGATCggtttttaatctgatttttagCTTTAACTGTCAAAAAAGTGTCTAAAACCACCCACAAGTGAAGGCggctgtggggtttgttttattgATCACTGAAATACTTTGGGAAGGGAGTTCCTGGAGTGGcaggggagaaaaagcagatttgagggttcttggagtttttttgacctttttttcaTCGATCTGGCACCCCAGAGCCATTCCCGaccctgggaacagcagcagcagacgcggtcaaaaaaacaaatattaccCCATAAATATCATGTGGAGCTTTTCtctgatattatttttaataattcccAATGAAAAGCGTGCTCGGGGGAGGCTGGCGATAACCACAGGGCAAAACACTCGGTGTGTGACCCAGAAAAAGTGTGAAATTTCCAGGTTTCCCAGCTCCCATCgcatccctgcccagggagaagggagaagggaaaagccCCGCAGCCGGGAGCTGAATTTCCAGCCGGCTCCGCTTCAAACCCCGCCGAGTTTCAGGAGAAAAGCGCTTGCTTTGCCTTCTGAATCCGgatttttccctaatttttaGGGAGGTGGGCGGAATTTTATTGGTGGAAATAATTGTCCTGCAAggatttattaaaaagcagcttttcctggatGGGTGTTGGGGGTTTTCCTCTACACGCAGTTTGTCATCTTTATTTTACAcgtaaaaaaaaacagagagactcacaaaaaaaggaagcaaacatACACATTTCAATcatctatattttatatattaaacaagaaaattaaacgTTTTCCCTTCACAAAACCACATGTCCCGTAATCCAAAATGCCCTGAAAGTGCTAAGAACGCCGGACAACCAAATGAAATTCcagataaaaaccaaaaaaaataaggaaataatttaaataaccTAAGGAGACCCCGCCACGCCGCCGTGTTGATGCTGCAGGGAATATCTGAGCCAGctccagccttttccagggGAAATTCCCGATCCCAACATCTCCCCGGAGATGCTGAGCCTCCGCCGCGCTGCCGGCGCATTTCCCAGCCAGCAAACTCAAGCCAAACCAAAACTAAATTATAAAAGTCGGGATTTAGCTGGAAATGAACCCCATTTCCCCggcagggagggaaaggcaAAGCGAGCACGGccggggctgcagggacagggggagaTGCAGGCGGGGGAACAGGAGCCAAACGCGGGAGCCGCTCCGGGgttatttcagaggaaaagggaattatCCGGGATCCACACCTGGAAGCCGGGCAGGAATCAGGCTGCCGACACTTCTCCAAGCTGtagaaaatccctttttttttgctgtctggGAGCTCAGTTTGCTCAGATCGAGTTATTGGTGATgctcccccttccctttcccataGCGGAATGAAATGAATCGGAATTTTTGCCTTACCTGTTTTTTTTCGGTGGGCTTTTCTTACAATTCCTTGTATTTATGCATGTCTTGGAAGCTCTGCCCGACCTCCCTCGCTGGGGATGGAGACGGAGAGCGTGGGAAGAGCGGCGAGGATTTAGGGATTGGGGGAATAAAGGGTGAAATTCGCCCTGCCTGCCGCTCCCAGGAACCACAACATGCTGCCACGAgtatacatttattttacacCCGAGGAAAGTTcggggaaagaggaaaagtcCGACTCTTCGGAGGGAAGGGGGAACCTAAAGCAAACCCGGCTCGTTTTACTGCCCCCGCCCCGGATTTCCGAGCCTTGGGGTGATGCTGGGGGGCACCGCGGGGTCCCGGCCCTCTCGGGGACATCGCCACCTTCGCcccggggaggggagggggctccTCCCGCATCCACACCCCTTTCCCGAGCCGTGCCCCCCTTCCCGAGCCGTGCCCCCCTTCCCGAGCCGTGCCCCCCTTCCCTCCCGAGCCGCTCCCAAGGCGGGGAGCGGGGGAGACCCGCGGGGccaaggagaggcaggagagcccCGGCTGTCCTAGAGGCGGTGGGGGCAGATGTCCCCCTCCTCCAGGATGTCCACCTCGTCCTCGgggtcctgcagcaggaagggacCGGGGGGAGCCTTGCGGGGCTCGGCGCCGGCCGGCTCGGGCAGCTCGGGCTCGGGGGAGCTCTGCTCCCGGCTCTCCTCTCCTCCCGCCTGCTTCGGGTCGTCCTGCGTCTTCCGCAGCTGCTTTTTGTGCTTCATGCGGCGGTTCTGGAACCAAGTTTTCACCtggagagagaaggggaaatgggagaaagattgaaaaaaaggaggagagggaaaaaggtGATAAAAATTCAAGGGAGAAGGATGCTGGATGTGATGGATGTGGGGATGCTGGAGGGCATGTGAGGATGCTGAATGGGATGTGAGGATGCTGAATGGGATGTGAGGATGCTGGAAGTGGTCCAGGGGATGCTGAGCGGAGGGGATGTGGGGATTCAGAGGGGATGGGATATGGAGGATGCTggaggggatgcagggatgctgaAAGGATGGGATGCGGGGATGCTCCTCGGGATGCGGGGATGCCGGATGGGATGAGGGGTGGGGACAGCTGCCAGACCCCGTCCCCGCTCCCCGTACCTGCGTTTCGGAGAGGCTGAGGGCCGTGGCCAGCTCCACCCGCTCGGGTGTGGAGAGGTACCGCTGGATCTCAAACCTCTTCTCCAGGCCGGAGAGCTGCGAGTCGGAGAAGACGGTGCGGGCCTTGCGGCGGCGGCAGTGCTTCCCGGGCAGCTCGGCGTGAGCGTGGTGCTGGAAAAGCGCCGGCACCGGCATTCCTGGGGGGACACACGGCGGAGACCCGCGCTGCGGTCGGGCAGGGAGCCGGAACCGGGGCAAACCCCCAGGAATGTCCGACTTTTTCCTCGGGGTGGGGTCTCCCTCCgcctcttttaattttttgtcattttttcgTTTATTTCGTTTTTGAGGTCGATTGATcggtttgggggttttgttgtgcTGAAAACGGGGGGATTTTCCAAGCGCTTCGCCCCCACCGACCCCGCCCGGGGAAGGTGAAGGGAGCCCGGGCTGCGCTGCCACCGCAGGGGACCCGAGGCTGGAGCGGACACTGAACCCTCCCGGCGACGAAACCACAACGAAATGGGCACGGAAAAAATGGGGGGAGCgctggaaaaggctgggaagggGGAAGCGATCCTGCACGGCCCCTCTGACAAGCGGCTTGGGAAACTTTGGAGGTTTTCTGCTTGCAGAGCAAGGAACGGGCCCGGGGACGGGCAGAGCCCCGGGATGCGGGAGAGGAGCGGCACAGCCCCAGCGgcgctgctggagctggaaaagcaaacCTCGCTTGGATAACGCGAGGGAAAAGCGAGGTTATCGGtcccaaaataaaagccattaaaaaaaaattaaaagcaaagggAAACCCTCAAGGTTTCGGGCATTCGCTAACGAAGGGGCTGCCCCGAGGAGAGCGGCTCCTGCCCC is a genomic window containing:
- the BSX gene encoding brain-specific homeobox protein homolog, whose amino-acid sequence is MNLNFTAPVHPVSTGRPTSFFIEDILLHKPKPLREVPPEHFPGSLASRVPLLDYGYPLMPTPTLLAPHPHPALHKPEHHHHQPYFLTTSGMPVPALFQHHAHAELPGKHCRRRKARTVFSDSQLSGLEKRFEIQRYLSTPERVELATALSLSETQVKTWFQNRRMKHKKQLRKTQDDPKQAGGEESREQSSPEPELPEPAGAEPRKAPPGPFLLQDPEDEVDILEEGDICPHRL